The following coding sequences are from one Aeromicrobium duanguangcaii window:
- the arsC gene encoding arsenate reductase (glutaredoxin) (This arsenate reductase requires both glutathione and glutaredoxin to convert arsenate to arsenite, after which the efflux transporter formed by ArsA and ArsB can extrude the arsenite from the cell, providing resistance.), translating to MDATIYHHPRCTTSRKALDRLRDAGIEPAVVKYVDEGWTEAQLRELFDAAGLTPGRAVRKREKLYTELGLADATDDELLAAMVEHPVLVERPFVVTAKGTRLARPLERLDEIL from the coding sequence GTGGACGCGACGATCTATCACCATCCCCGCTGCACGACCTCCCGCAAGGCGCTGGACCGCCTGCGCGACGCCGGGATCGAGCCGGCGGTCGTGAAGTACGTCGACGAGGGCTGGACCGAGGCGCAGCTGCGCGAGCTGTTCGACGCCGCCGGCCTGACTCCCGGCCGGGCGGTGCGCAAGCGCGAGAAGCTCTACACCGAGCTGGGCCTGGCCGACGCCACCGACGACGAGCTGCTGGCCGCCATGGTCGAGCACCCGGTCCTGGTCGAGCGACCGTTCGTCGTCACCGCGAAGGGCACCCGGCTGGCCCGCCCGCTCGAGAGGCTCGACGAGATCCTCTGA
- the bcp gene encoding thioredoxin-dependent thiol peroxidase: MTTRLQPGDTAPDFTLPTDDGNEVTLSDLRGQRVIVYFYPAAMTPGCTKQACDFSDSIDRLQAEGLTVLGISPDQPEKLAKFRERDGLTITLLSDPDKSVLTAYGAFGEKKLYGKVVQGVIRSTFVIDAEGKVELAQYNVKATGHVAKLRRDLGLDAA, encoded by the coding sequence ATGACGACCCGACTGCAGCCCGGCGACACGGCTCCCGACTTCACCCTCCCGACCGACGACGGGAACGAGGTCACGCTCTCGGACCTTCGGGGCCAGCGCGTGATCGTCTACTTCTACCCCGCGGCGATGACTCCGGGGTGCACGAAGCAGGCGTGCGACTTCAGCGACTCGATCGACCGGCTGCAGGCCGAGGGCCTGACCGTGCTCGGCATCAGCCCCGACCAGCCCGAGAAGCTGGCGAAGTTCCGCGAGCGCGACGGCCTCACGATCACGCTGCTCTCGGACCCCGACAAGTCGGTCCTGACGGCCTACGGCGCCTTCGGCGAGAAGAAGCTCTACGGCAAGGTCGTCCAGGGCGTCATCCGCTCGACGTTCGTGATCGACGCCGAGGGCAAGGTCGAACTGGCGCAGTACAACGTCAAGGCCACGGGCCACGTCGCCAAGCTGCGTCGCGATCTGGGCCTCGACGCTGCCTGA
- a CDS encoding GroES family chaperonin: MDAKLPIRMLHDRLLVSLDTEAGDRRSSGGIVIPATAALGRRLAWARVQAVGSQVRAVEVGDRVLFDPEDRAEVEVRGESFILLRERDLHAVASERIDEGQTGLYL, translated from the coding sequence ATGGACGCCAAGCTCCCGATCCGGATGCTGCACGACCGGCTCCTCGTGTCCTTGGACACCGAGGCCGGCGACCGACGCTCGTCCGGAGGCATCGTCATCCCGGCCACCGCGGCCCTGGGCCGGCGGTTGGCCTGGGCTCGGGTCCAGGCCGTCGGGTCCCAGGTCCGCGCCGTCGAGGTGGGCGACCGCGTCCTGTTCGACCCCGAGGACCGCGCCGAGGTCGAGGTCCGGGGCGAGAGCTTCATCCTGCTGCGCGAACGCGACCTGCACGCCGTCGCGTCGGAGCGCATCGACGAGGGCCAGACCGGCCTCTATCTGTGA
- a CDS encoding DUF6457 domain-containing protein yields the protein MSNDDEILQRWWRDLCTALGVEPDADPEVLLDLAGTAAHAVVRPAAPLTTFLVGYAAGLADADAAGMDSLVERAERAAEDFG from the coding sequence ATGTCGAACGATGACGAGATCCTGCAACGCTGGTGGCGCGATCTGTGCACCGCGTTGGGTGTCGAGCCGGACGCCGACCCCGAGGTCCTGCTCGACCTCGCCGGCACCGCCGCGCACGCGGTCGTCCGGCCCGCAGCGCCGCTGACCACCTTCTTGGTGGGCTACGCCGCGGGTCTGGCCGACGCCGACGCGGCCGGCATGGACTCACTCGTCGAGCGCGCCGAGCGCGCCGCCGAGGACTTCGGGTGA
- the katG gene encoding catalase/peroxidase HPI, whose protein sequence is MSDQNHPDAILAEVNDPDEAKGKCPVVHNQLPKPTAGDANRKWWPERLNLQILAKNSPARNPMDDDFDYREEFSALDLDALKADIAAVLTDSKDWWPADFGNYGPLMIRMAWHSAGTYRVTDGRGGAGAGQQRFAPLNSWPDNVNLDKARRLLWPVKQKYGKKISWADLMILAGNVSLETMGFPTFGFAGGREDVWEADADVYWGAETEWLGDEHRYEGDRDLENPLAAVQMGLIYVNPEGPAGHPDPLASARDIRETFGRMAMNDEETVALIGGGHTFGKTHGAAEADHLQPEPEGAPIEQMGLGWKNTHGTGHGPDTITSGLEVTWTYHPTRWDNEFFHILFAYEWELFTSPAGAHQWRPINGAGGDMVPEAFGDGRREPRMLTSDIALREDPAYREIALRFKNDPQAFTDAFARAWFKLTHRDMGPKARYLGPEAPQEDLLWQDPLPAWEGEVIGDADVAALKAKVLETGLTVSELVSTAWAAASSFRGSDKRGGLNGARIRLAPQNGWSVNNPAQLAKVISVLQGVADGYDKAVSLADVIAIAGAAAIEKAARDGGVEITVPVSVGRVDASAEQTDVESFSYLEPRHDGFRNYEGKGGMPAEYELIDRANLLTLTAPETTVLVGGLRVLGANYDGSNLGVLTDRVGALTNDFFVNLLDIDTEWTATDESSTRFATKDGRWSGTRADLVFGSNSELRAVAEVYASADAKEKFVKDFVAAWTKVMDLDRFDLR, encoded by the coding sequence ATGTCTGACCAGAACCACCCCGACGCGATCCTCGCCGAGGTCAACGACCCGGACGAGGCCAAGGGCAAGTGCCCCGTCGTCCACAACCAGCTGCCGAAGCCGACGGCCGGTGACGCCAACCGCAAGTGGTGGCCCGAGCGTCTGAACCTGCAGATCCTGGCCAAGAACTCCCCGGCCCGGAACCCGATGGACGACGACTTCGACTACCGCGAGGAGTTCTCCGCGCTCGACCTGGACGCGCTCAAGGCCGACATCGCCGCCGTCCTGACCGACTCCAAGGACTGGTGGCCGGCCGACTTCGGCAACTACGGCCCCCTCATGATCCGCATGGCGTGGCACAGCGCCGGCACGTACCGCGTGACCGACGGCCGCGGCGGCGCGGGCGCCGGCCAGCAGCGGTTCGCCCCGCTCAACTCCTGGCCGGACAACGTCAACCTCGACAAGGCCCGCCGCCTGCTGTGGCCGGTCAAGCAGAAGTACGGCAAGAAGATCAGCTGGGCCGACCTGATGATCCTCGCGGGCAACGTGTCCCTCGAGACCATGGGCTTCCCGACCTTCGGCTTCGCCGGCGGTCGCGAGGACGTGTGGGAGGCCGACGCCGACGTCTACTGGGGCGCCGAGACCGAGTGGCTGGGCGACGAGCACCGCTACGAGGGCGACCGCGACCTCGAGAACCCGCTGGCCGCCGTCCAGATGGGCCTGATCTACGTCAACCCCGAGGGCCCGGCCGGTCACCCCGACCCGCTCGCCTCGGCGCGCGACATCCGCGAGACGTTCGGCCGCATGGCGATGAACGACGAGGAGACCGTCGCGCTCATCGGCGGTGGACACACCTTCGGCAAGACGCACGGCGCCGCCGAGGCCGACCACCTGCAGCCCGAGCCCGAGGGCGCGCCCATCGAGCAGATGGGCCTGGGCTGGAAGAACACCCACGGCACGGGCCACGGCCCCGACACGATCACGTCGGGCCTGGAGGTCACCTGGACCTACCACCCGACCCGCTGGGACAACGAGTTCTTCCACATCCTGTTCGCCTACGAGTGGGAGCTCTTCACCTCGCCGGCCGGCGCGCACCAGTGGCGTCCGATCAACGGCGCGGGCGGTGACATGGTTCCCGAGGCGTTCGGCGACGGTCGTCGCGAGCCTCGCATGCTGACGTCGGACATCGCCCTGCGCGAGGACCCGGCCTACCGCGAGATCGCGCTGCGCTTCAAGAACGACCCGCAGGCGTTCACCGACGCGTTCGCGCGCGCCTGGTTCAAGCTGACGCACCGCGACATGGGTCCGAAGGCGCGCTACCTCGGTCCCGAGGCGCCGCAGGAGGACCTGCTCTGGCAGGACCCGCTGCCGGCGTGGGAGGGCGAGGTCATCGGCGACGCCGACGTCGCCGCGCTCAAGGCCAAGGTCCTCGAGACCGGCCTGACCGTCTCCGAGCTCGTCTCCACGGCGTGGGCGGCTGCGTCGTCCTTCCGTGGCAGCGACAAGCGCGGCGGCCTCAACGGTGCCCGCATCCGGCTGGCCCCGCAGAACGGCTGGTCGGTCAACAACCCGGCGCAGCTGGCCAAGGTCATCTCGGTCCTGCAGGGGGTCGCGGACGGCTACGACAAGGCCGTCTCGCTGGCCGACGTCATCGCCATCGCCGGTGCGGCCGCGATCGAGAAGGCCGCCCGTGACGGCGGCGTCGAGATCACGGTGCCCGTCTCGGTCGGCCGTGTCGACGCCAGCGCCGAGCAGACCGACGTCGAGTCGTTCTCGTACCTGGAGCCGCGTCACGACGGGTTCCGCAACTACGAGGGCAAGGGCGGCATGCCGGCGGAGTACGAGCTGATCGACCGCGCCAACCTGCTGACCCTGACGGCTCCGGAGACGACCGTCCTGGTCGGCGGCCTGCGCGTCCTGGGCGCGAACTACGACGGCTCGAACCTCGGTGTCCTCACCGACCGGGTCGGCGCCCTGACGAACGACTTCTTCGTCAACCTGCTCGACATCGACACCGAGTGGACCGCGACGGACGAGTCGAGCACGCGCTTCGCCACGAAGGACGGCCGCTGGTCCGGCACCCGCGCCGACCTGGTGTTCGGCTCGAACTCCGAGCTGCGCGCGGTGGCCGAGGTCTACGCCAGCGCCGACGCGAAGGAGAAGTTCGTCAAGGACTTCGTCGCCGCCTGGACCAAGGTCATGGACCTGGACCGGTTCGACCTGCGCTGA
- a CDS encoding FUSC family protein, which yields MSGDRLPFRRLRLPRPEVTIRERLGRVRENWRLLLRLAVATGGAFTIATYLLGHAQAFFAPIAAVITMMGGAGRRQRVVFELVLGVAFGVLVAELLILLIGRGGWQMALVASLTAIVAMLFNLRGMALTQAINSGVLLAAIVPVAGHATPAVTRFTDALIGGMCGFVMMLVLPRNTKRDIDASLQQLLRGLADVLDKIAQAMRTDDAALADAALTEARDTQPIIESLYSTAANVSEIARLAPLRWSQRADIERYAGSVDDLDNAMRDARVLARRVAAMLRHDEKVPTGLTDAVEILIHAVQIYGDEFASAVDLARANDRLVEASDLAMRALPGRLTVNTASVAAQVRSLAADLLMAGGVPRTALDDILDVD from the coding sequence ATGAGCGGCGACCGGCTCCCCTTCCGCCGGTTGCGCCTGCCACGTCCTGAGGTCACGATCCGCGAGCGGTTGGGCCGGGTCCGCGAGAACTGGCGCCTGCTGTTGCGACTGGCCGTCGCCACCGGCGGCGCGTTCACGATCGCGACGTACCTGCTCGGCCATGCTCAGGCGTTCTTCGCCCCCATCGCCGCCGTCATCACGATGATGGGCGGGGCGGGGCGCCGCCAGCGCGTCGTCTTCGAGCTGGTGCTGGGCGTGGCCTTCGGGGTGCTGGTCGCCGAGCTGCTCATCCTGCTCATCGGCCGCGGTGGCTGGCAGATGGCCCTGGTCGCGTCCCTGACGGCGATCGTCGCGATGCTGTTCAACCTGCGCGGCATGGCGCTGACGCAAGCGATCAACTCCGGGGTGCTGCTGGCGGCCATTGTGCCGGTGGCGGGTCACGCCACCCCCGCCGTCACGCGCTTCACCGACGCGTTGATCGGGGGCATGTGCGGCTTCGTGATGATGCTGGTCCTGCCGCGCAACACCAAGCGCGACATCGACGCGAGCCTGCAGCAGCTGCTGAGGGGCCTGGCGGACGTCCTCGACAAGATCGCGCAGGCCATGCGCACGGACGACGCCGCCCTGGCGGACGCCGCCCTGACCGAGGCCCGCGACACGCAGCCGATCATCGAGTCCCTGTACTCCACGGCGGCCAACGTCAGCGAGATCGCGCGGCTGGCGCCGCTGCGCTGGAGCCAGCGGGCCGACATCGAGCGCTACGCCGGCAGCGTCGACGACCTCGACAACGCGATGCGCGACGCACGGGTGCTGGCCCGGCGGGTGGCGGCCATGCTGCGCCACGACGAGAAGGTGCCCACGGGGTTGACGGACGCCGTCGAGATCCTCATCCACGCCGTGCAGATCTACGGCGACGAGTTCGCCTCGGCCGTCGACCTCGCCCGGGCCAACGACCGCCTCGTCGAGGCGTCGGACCTGGCCATGCGCGCCCTGCCGGGACGACTCACGGTGAACACCGCATCGGTGGCCGCGCAGGTGCGGTCCCTGGCAGCCGATCTGCTGATGGCCGGGGGAGTGCCCCGCACCGCACTCGACGACATCCTGGACGTGGACTGA
- a CDS encoding Fur family transcriptional regulator → MPHSPDLEQALRAAGLRVTRQRTAVLHAVTAHPHSDTAAIIDRARETIPDLSHQAVYDSLHALTDAGVVRCIEPAGSTARYETRTGDNHHHLVCRSCSRIVDVDCTIGAAPCLTPGQDHGFVIDEAEVVFWGLCPSCSPATPEPIERTLHV, encoded by the coding sequence ATGCCCCACTCCCCCGACCTCGAGCAGGCGCTGCGCGCCGCCGGGTTGCGGGTCACCCGCCAACGGACCGCCGTCCTGCACGCGGTCACGGCCCACCCGCACTCCGACACCGCGGCGATCATCGACCGTGCCCGCGAGACGATCCCGGACCTGTCCCACCAGGCCGTGTACGACTCGCTGCACGCCCTGACCGACGCCGGCGTCGTGCGCTGCATCGAGCCGGCCGGCTCGACAGCGCGGTACGAGACCCGCACGGGCGACAACCACCATCACCTGGTGTGCCGGTCGTGCAGCCGCATCGTCGACGTCGACTGCACGATCGGCGCGGCACCGTGCCTGACCCCCGGCCAGGACCACGGCTTCGTCATCGACGAGGCCGAGGTCGTCTTCTGGGGCCTGTGCCCCTCCTGCTCACCTGCGACCCCCGAACCCATCGAAAGGACACTGCATGTCTGA
- a CDS encoding HpcH/HpaI aldolase/citrate lyase family protein has product MTEIRPRRSVLYMPGANERALEKAKSIDADALILDLEDSVSPDAKETGRANVCAAVTSGEYGHRELAIRVNSIGTQWHDDDVAAAAKAGPDAILVPKVESAQQVLDLVAAMEAAGAPESTQLWAMIETPKALLHAEEIAAAHERLTVIVMGTNDIVNETYGLHVPGRNPLVLTALSWTLLAVRAAGKVVIDGVYNDVKDAEGFVAEARQGREMGFDGKTLIHPSQVDPANEAFAPSEADIERARGMIAAFDEAAAQKKGVATFNGKMIEELHIRDAQRILAYAEALQGR; this is encoded by the coding sequence ATGACTGAGATCCGCCCCCGCCGCTCCGTCCTCTACATGCCCGGCGCCAACGAGCGCGCGCTGGAGAAGGCCAAGAGCATCGACGCCGACGCGCTGATCCTCGACCTCGAGGACTCGGTGTCGCCCGACGCCAAGGAGACCGGCCGCGCCAACGTGTGCGCCGCCGTCACCTCGGGCGAGTACGGCCACCGCGAGCTGGCCATCCGGGTCAACTCGATCGGCACCCAGTGGCACGACGACGACGTCGCCGCGGCCGCCAAGGCCGGCCCGGACGCCATCCTCGTGCCCAAGGTCGAGTCGGCGCAGCAGGTCCTGGACCTGGTCGCCGCCATGGAGGCCGCCGGCGCCCCCGAGAGCACGCAGCTGTGGGCCATGATCGAGACCCCGAAGGCCCTGCTGCACGCCGAGGAGATCGCGGCCGCGCACGAGCGGCTGACCGTGATCGTCATGGGCACCAACGACATCGTCAACGAGACGTACGGCCTGCACGTGCCGGGCCGCAACCCGCTCGTGCTGACCGCCCTGTCGTGGACGCTGCTGGCCGTCCGCGCCGCCGGCAAGGTCGTCATCGACGGCGTCTACAACGACGTCAAGGACGCCGAGGGCTTCGTGGCCGAGGCCCGCCAGGGCCGTGAGATGGGCTTCGACGGCAAGACGCTGATCCACCCGTCGCAGGTCGATCCGGCCAACGAGGCGTTCGCCCCGAGCGAGGCCGACATCGAGCGCGCCCGGGGCATGATCGCGGCCTTCGACGAGGCCGCCGCGCAGAAGAAGGGCGTCGCCACCTTCAACGGCAAGATGATCGAGGAGCTGCACATCCGTGACGCCCAGCGGATCCTGGCCTACGCCGAGGCGTTGCAGGGCCGCTGA
- the mobA gene encoding molybdenum cofactor guanylyltransferase encodes MAPFHALLLAGGRASRLGGRDKLMVRVGGRTVLEGVVAAVPDTGRVVIVGPRRDLELDREVLWIREDPPFAGPLHAVAAGMAALQPADDDEVLILAGDLLRPDLVVDALTAGSGARVAVDPDGRRQWACSRVRAGDLARALAATDTADAPLKAVIGALDPLDVPLTAEATADLDTPDDLEEYADVER; translated from the coding sequence ATGGCCCCGTTCCATGCACTGTTGCTGGCCGGAGGGCGGGCGAGCCGGCTGGGCGGACGCGACAAGCTCATGGTGCGCGTCGGCGGCAGGACCGTCCTCGAGGGCGTGGTCGCGGCCGTGCCCGACACCGGCCGGGTGGTGATCGTGGGCCCGCGCCGTGATCTCGAGCTGGACCGCGAGGTGCTCTGGATCCGTGAGGACCCGCCCTTCGCCGGGCCCCTCCACGCGGTGGCCGCGGGGATGGCCGCGCTGCAGCCCGCGGACGACGACGAGGTCCTGATCCTCGCCGGCGACCTACTGCGGCCGGACCTGGTCGTGGATGCGCTGACGGCCGGGTCCGGCGCTCGAGTCGCCGTCGACCCCGACGGACGTCGACAATGGGCGTGCAGTCGTGTTCGCGCCGGTGACCTGGCGCGCGCCCTGGCCGCGACCGACACCGCCGATGCCCCGCTGAAGGCGGTCATCGGAGCACTCGACCCGCTGGACGTCCCCCTCACCGCCGAGGCCACCGCCGACCTCGACACCCCCGACGACCTGGAGGAGTACGCCGATGTCGAACGATGA
- a CDS encoding nitroreductase family deazaflavin-dependent oxidoreductase, translating into MPLTGEHEPSTSEWARTQAETYEATGGREANLLKGVPIIVLTSVGSKSGKLRKTALMRVEHDGDYAVVASKGGAPDHPAWYWNLVKNPHVELQDGEVKRDYRARQLEGDEYATWWERSVAVWPDYAEYQKKTDRQIPVFVLEPIA; encoded by the coding sequence ATGCCGCTGACCGGAGAGCACGAACCCAGCACGTCCGAGTGGGCGCGCACCCAGGCCGAGACGTACGAGGCCACGGGAGGCCGCGAGGCCAACCTGCTCAAGGGGGTGCCGATCATCGTGCTGACGAGCGTGGGCTCCAAGTCCGGCAAGCTGCGCAAGACCGCGCTGATGCGCGTCGAACACGACGGCGACTACGCCGTCGTCGCGTCCAAGGGCGGCGCCCCCGACCACCCGGCCTGGTACTGGAACCTGGTGAAGAACCCGCACGTCGAGCTGCAGGACGGCGAGGTCAAGCGCGACTACCGCGCCCGCCAGCTCGAGGGCGACGAGTACGCCACGTGGTGGGAGCGCTCCGTGGCCGTGTGGCCGGACTACGCCGAGTACCAGAAGAAGACCGACCGTCAGATCCCCGTCTTCGTGCTGGAGCCGATCGCCTGA
- a CDS encoding molybdopterin molybdotransferase MoeA — protein sequence MTDPSWSEARDLARASLPRGEIISVTLAGAVGAVATEDLRALGPIPRAATSAMDGWAVCGPAPWHLDSGDDPLSPGRARPIVTGAVPPDGTDAVVPSEWGRVSGDVLHAERPPPGRHVRPAGEEAQEGDVLVPAGRLLTPARLGVLAMTGHDRVDVRRAPLVHLVVTGDELVPSGLPQPGHVRDVMTPMLPPMLSALGAKVARLDHVRDDPRALAAKVAAGDADLVITAGGTGHSTADPIDGAWERADVDVRFRGVDMRPGHPVSLAVLPDGRPWLALPGNPLAAMLTALSFVPALVEGFTGATSVEPVWAVANEAFDGRADTTLVPARHTAAGLVPVGRSRPHLLTALAGADVVAIVPRGGIGPGDPVAVLPRSW from the coding sequence GTGACCGATCCGTCGTGGTCCGAGGCCCGCGACCTGGCCCGGGCGTCCCTGCCCCGGGGCGAGATCATCTCGGTGACGCTCGCGGGGGCGGTGGGCGCCGTCGCGACCGAGGACCTGCGGGCGCTCGGCCCGATCCCCCGTGCCGCGACGTCGGCGATGGACGGCTGGGCGGTCTGCGGCCCCGCGCCGTGGCACCTCGACTCCGGTGACGACCCGCTCTCCCCCGGCCGGGCGCGGCCCATCGTCACGGGCGCCGTTCCGCCGGACGGGACCGACGCCGTCGTGCCGTCCGAGTGGGGTCGGGTGTCCGGCGATGTCCTGCACGCTGAACGTCCTCCGCCCGGCCGCCACGTGCGTCCCGCCGGCGAGGAGGCGCAGGAGGGTGACGTCCTCGTCCCGGCCGGCCGACTGCTGACCCCGGCCCGGCTCGGGGTGCTGGCGATGACCGGTCACGACCGGGTCGACGTGCGCCGTGCGCCCCTGGTCCACCTGGTCGTCACAGGTGACGAGCTGGTGCCCTCCGGCCTGCCCCAGCCCGGGCACGTCCGCGACGTCATGACGCCGATGCTGCCGCCGATGCTGAGCGCTCTCGGGGCCAAGGTCGCGCGGCTCGACCACGTGCGCGACGATCCACGCGCCCTGGCGGCGAAGGTCGCGGCCGGCGACGCCGATCTCGTGATCACCGCGGGCGGCACCGGCCACTCGACCGCCGATCCGATCGACGGAGCGTGGGAGCGAGCGGACGTCGACGTGCGGTTCCGCGGCGTGGACATGCGTCCCGGCCACCCCGTCTCCCTGGCGGTCCTGCCGGACGGGCGGCCGTGGCTCGCCCTGCCGGGCAACCCCCTCGCCGCGATGCTCACCGCGCTGTCGTTCGTCCCGGCTCTGGTCGAGGGATTCACGGGCGCCACCTCGGTCGAGCCGGTATGGGCCGTGGCCAACGAGGCATTCGACGGACGAGCCGACACGACCCTCGTGCCGGCGCGCCACACCGCCGCGGGTCTCGTGCCCGTCGGCAGGAGCCGCCCCCATCTGCTGACCGCGCTGGCCGGCGCCGACGTCGTGGCGATCGTACCGCGCGGGGGGATCGGGCCGGGCGATCCGGTCGCCGTCCTGCCCCGCTCGTGGTGA
- a CDS encoding HpcH/HpaI aldolase/citrate lyase family protein: MRNPRAFLRPLAVGAPKPSSDVPFRPSRMIHFFDPSNEKMAAKVPDIAKKVDIILGNLEDAVKTEKKEAARQGLIDIAKATDFGDTQLWTRVNSLDSPWVLDDIVTLVTEIGDKLDVIMVPKVEGAQDIHYVDRLLAQLEARAGLDRQILVHAILETAEGVANVEEIAAASPRMQGISLGPADLAASRRMKTTRVGGGHPGYIVRQDPTGEDLTTGRATYQQDLWHYTIARMVDACAMNDILPFYGPFGDIKDVVACEDQFRNAFLLGCVGAWSLHPVQIDIAKKVFSPSPEDVAHAKRVVEAMGDGSGAVMIDGKMEDDASCKQCLVMLDLAKSLAERDPDLAAAYDL, translated from the coding sequence GTGCGCAATCCCCGTGCCTTCCTGCGTCCGCTCGCCGTCGGCGCCCCGAAGCCCAGCTCCGACGTGCCGTTCCGCCCGAGCCGGATGATCCACTTCTTCGACCCGAGCAACGAGAAGATGGCGGCCAAGGTGCCGGACATCGCGAAGAAGGTCGACATCATCCTGGGCAACCTCGAGGATGCGGTGAAGACCGAGAAGAAGGAGGCCGCGCGTCAGGGCCTGATCGACATTGCCAAGGCCACCGACTTCGGCGACACGCAGCTGTGGACCCGCGTCAACAGCCTCGACTCGCCGTGGGTGCTCGACGACATCGTCACGCTCGTCACCGAGATCGGCGACAAGCTCGACGTCATCATGGTGCCGAAGGTCGAGGGCGCCCAGGACATCCACTACGTCGACCGCCTGCTGGCCCAGCTCGAGGCCCGCGCCGGCCTCGACCGCCAGATCCTCGTGCACGCGATCCTCGAGACCGCCGAGGGCGTCGCCAACGTCGAGGAGATCGCCGCGGCCAGCCCGCGCATGCAGGGCATCAGCCTCGGCCCGGCCGACCTCGCCGCCAGCCGCCGCATGAAGACCACCCGCGTCGGCGGCGGTCACCCCGGCTACATCGTCCGCCAGGACCCCACGGGCGAGGACCTGACCACCGGTCGCGCGACCTACCAGCAGGACCTGTGGCACTACACGATCGCGCGCATGGTCGACGCCTGCGCGATGAACGACATCCTGCCGTTCTACGGACCGTTCGGTGACATCAAGGACGTCGTCGCCTGCGAGGACCAGTTCCGCAACGCGTTCCTGCTCGGTTGCGTCGGCGCCTGGAGCCTGCACCCGGTCCAGATCGACATCGCCAAGAAGGTCTTCTCCCCCAGCCCCGAGGACGTCGCGCACGCCAAGCGCGTCGTCGAGGCCATGGGCGACGGCTCGGGCGCGGTGATGATCGACGGCAAGATGGAGGACGACGCCTCCTGCAAGCAGTGCCTCGTCATGCTCGACCTGGCCAAGTCCCTCGCCGAGCGCGACCCCGACCTGGCCGCGGCCTACGACCTCTGA
- a CDS encoding DUF3618 domain-containing protein has translation MARGHAEPVQASPDEIVDELEVLLSRLSDNVDELVDRVKPANVVKRQVERVKEYFVDEETGPRFEHIVPVVVGTVATIAGLAVLRRLLN, from the coding sequence GTGGCACGAGGACATGCCGAACCCGTCCAGGCGTCTCCCGACGAGATCGTCGACGAGCTGGAAGTGCTCCTGAGTCGGCTCAGCGACAACGTCGACGAGCTGGTCGATCGCGTCAAGCCCGCCAACGTCGTCAAGCGACAGGTCGAGCGCGTGAAGGAGTACTTCGTCGACGAGGAGACCGGCCCGCGCTTCGAGCACATCGTGCCCGTCGTCGTCGGCACCGTCGCCACGATCGCCGGACTCGCGGTGCTGCGTCGACTCCTGAACTGA